In Daucus carota subsp. sativus chromosome 4, DH1 v3.0, whole genome shotgun sequence, one DNA window encodes the following:
- the LOC108215620 gene encoding protein FATTY ACID EXPORT 3, chloroplastic: MSMSSLLHPFTITNPNPSFPNTTTSRVVAVPPPCLHLRCSQAPYKLPLCRPFSSKRFLSPLLAASHQESNPSEAEDSKEKSGVNEEANESEEAWKQTLALFKEKALVMQSVSQEAYEQYSKKAAVVFKEASEQLKIQAEKAKQDLSVIAKEVSEEGKEYLSKAAENPSVKDVVETFASSTEDLDEISEVRDFYLGIPYGLLLSVGGFLSFMVTGSIPAIRFGIILGGALLALSISSFQSWKRGESSSTALKGQAAIATILFLRDIRIVLVRSSLANLLTAFISGAMVAFYIYRIILEGKHTGESNSEPVKQS; encoded by the exons ATGAGCATGAGCAGTCTATTGCACCCATTTACAATCACAAACCCTAACCCTAGCTTCCCCAACACCACCACCAGTAGAGTGGTGGCTGTGCCGCCGCCGTGTTTGCACTTGAGATGCTCACAAGCTCCTTATAAGCTCCCTTTATGCCGGCCCTTTTCCTCAAAACGCTTCCTTTCTCCTCTTTTGGCTGCTTCTCATCAAGAATCG AACCCTTCAGAAGCTGAAGACTCCAAGGAGAAAAGTGGTGTCAATGAGGAGGCTAATGAATCGGAGGAAGCCTGGAAGCAGACGTTAGCCTTGTTTAAGGAGAAAGCATTAGTGATGCAGAGTGTTTCACAAGAAGCATATGAACAGTATTCTAAGAAAGCAGCAGTTGTTTTCAAAGAAGCTTCTGAGCAGTTAAAGATTCAAGCAGAAAAGGCAAAGCAAGATTTAAGTGTGATTGCCAAGGAAGTAAGTGAAGAGGGTAAAGAATATCTGTCCAAAGCTGCTGAGAATCCTTCAGTAAAAGATGTCGTAGAAACATTTGCTTCTTCAACTGAGGATTTGGATGAAATTTCAGAAGTACGTGACTTTTATCTTGGAATACCATATG GACTGCTACTTTCTGTTGGTGGTTTTCTTTCATTCATGGTTACTGGTAGCATTCCTGCCATTAGGTTCGGGATTATCCTTGGAGGTGCTCTTTTGGCATTGAGTATTTCAAGTTTTCAATCTTGGAAAAGAGGAGAATCTTCATCTACAGCCTTGAAAGGACAAGCAG CAATTGCAACTATATTATTTCTTAGGGACATACGCATTGTACTTGTG AGGTCATCGCTTGCCAACCTTTTGACAGCCTTCATTAG TGGTGCTATGGTAGCTTTCTATATTTATAGAATCATATTGGAAGGCAAGCACACAGGGGAATCGAATTCGGAACCTGTAAAACAAAGTTAA
- the LOC108217164 gene encoding F-box protein CPR1: protein MALPCELMDEVLCRVPVKYLLRCRCVSKEWCSLIDSTAFIKKHLKTTTECNAPGVILTGKQSLFLTDLESLSADEEVDGVELRDPLKSVFPDADFVGAGNSLLCFCKKNACKFLIYNPATRKYRKVPDMPSMFALCFGMATATNRGFGYDHVNDDYKVVMIADFCGMLVIVYSLKSNCWTQIHDVPSDILVYPSSQKGMFASGALYWLAAKNQPDGCFIVLGFDLGPEQFKELPSPVARDGDFYFADGGSLCILEQCTKSRTDVWLKNNYGAENPWYKAFAVEKPCALGSFKAFRPIAFSRSGKNVLLEVDQDRTKLLWYDLVKKEVKDTRIYGIPSKFSAHLYRESLLQLTENVRRQKPSKDKKKKKQEKKRKKEKKQQQKRDDFLSKGFKLKL from the exons ATGGCCCTTCCTTGTGAGTTGATGGATGAAGTACTCTGTCGTGTCCCTGTCAAGTATCTTCTTCGTTGTCGTTGTGTGTCGAAAGAATGGTGTTCTCTTATTGATAGCACTGCGTTTATCAAGAAACATCTCAAAACAACCACTGAGTGCAATGCTCCTGGTGTCATTCTCACTGGGAAGCAGAGCCTTTTCTTGACTGATCTCGAGTCTCTGTCTGCTGATGAGGAAGTTGATGGTGTGGAATTAAGAGATCCACTTAAGTCTGTTTTCCCTGATGCTGACTTTGTGGGTGCTGGCAATAGCTTGCTATGCTTTTGTAAGAAAAATGCTTGTAAGTTTTTGATATATAATCCAGCCACCAGGAAGTATAGAAAGGTACCTGACATGCCATCTATGTTTGCACTTTGTTTTGGCATGGCAACGGCTACCAATCGCGGGTTTGGCTATGATCATGTTAATGATGATTACAAGGTTGTCATGATTGCGGATTTTTGTGGTATGTTGGTCATAGTCTACAGCCTGAAATCTAATTGTTGGACACAGATTCATGATGTTCCTAGTGACATTCTGGTTTATCCCTCATCCCAAAAGGGTATGTTTGCAAGTGGAGCTCTGTATTGGTTGGCGGCTAAGAATCAGCCGGATGGCTGTTTTATAGTTCTTGGTTTTGATCTTGGGCCGGAACAGTTCAAGGAGCTCCCTTCTCCGGTTGCTCGTGATGGGGATTTTTATTTTGCTGATGGAGGATCCCTGTGCATCCTTGAACAATGCACCAAATCTCGTACTGATGTATGGCTGAAAAATAATTATGGGGCGGAGAATCCCTGGTACAAAGCATTTGCGGTGGAGAAACCTTGTGCACTTGGATCCTTTAAGGCTTTTAGACCTATTGCTTTTTCAAGGAGTGGCAAGAATGTGCTTTTAGAGGTGGACCAGGACCGCACAAAACTGTTGTGGTATGATCTTGTAAAGAAGGAAGTAAAGGATACTAGGATCTATGGGATTCCGAGCAAGTTTAGTGCACATCTATACAGAGAGAGTCTCTTGCAACTGACTGAGAATGTGCGGCGGCAGAAGCCATCAAAagacaagaaaaagaagaagcaggaaaagaaaaggaagaaaGAGAAGAAACAACAACAGAAAAG AGATGATTTTCTTTCCAAGGGATTCAAACTGAAGCTATAA
- the LOC108216439 gene encoding vacuolar-sorting receptor 1, whose product MRVLHGVWACVWFVMNVGCMGRFVVEKNSLRVTSPPELRDTYECAIGNFGVPQYGGTMVGLVMYPKSNHKSCNKFSDQDISFESKAGGRPVFLLADRGDCYFTLKAWNAQMTGAAALLVSDDRVEPLITMDTPEGQNAREDYLQNITIPSALISKTLGDNIKKALSDGEMVTINLDWRESLPHPDDRVEYEFWTNSNDECGPKCDNQIEFVKSFKGVAQILEQKGYTRFMPHYITWYCPQAFILSKQCQSQCINNGRYCAPDPDGDFNKGYSGKDVVVQNLRQACFFRVANESGKPWLWWDYVTDFAIRCPMKENMYNKECADTVINSLGVDLSLVDNCIGDPNADEENPVLTTEQDAQVGTGSRGDVTILPTLLINNRQYRGKLDRGAVLKAICSGFEETTEPAICLSKDVETNECLENNGGCWQDKAANLTACKDTFRGRVCECPIVRGVKLSGDGYTHCEASGALRCGINNGGCWRKTQDGRAYSACVDDRTKGCVCPPGFRGDGVNNCEDVDECRERLACQCPQCKCKNTWGSYDCSCSGNLLYMREHDTCISKNFNTDINWGFVSIIIIALAAAGYALYQYRIRRYMASEIRAIMAQYMPLDDQPEVPNHVPHGEV is encoded by the exons ATGAGGGTGTTGCATGGAGTTTGGGCTTGTGTTTGGTTTGTGATGAATGTGGGCTGTATGGGGAGATTTGTGGTGGAGAAGAACAGCCTGAGAGTCACTTCGCCACCCGAATTGAGGGATACGTATGAATGTGCAATAGGAAACTTTGGGGTTCCTCAGTATGGAGGGACAATGGTTGGTCTTGTAATGTACCCCAAATCTAATCACAAATCTTGCAATAAATTTAGTGACCAGGATATCTCTTTCGAAAGTAAGGCTGGAGGGAGACCCGTCTTTCTGCTTGCAGATCGAGGAG ATTGTTACTTTACGTTGAAAGCTTGGAACGCGCAGATGACTGGAGCAGCAGCTCTTCTAGTTTCTGATGACAGGGTTGAACCTTTGATAACCATGGACACACCAGAAGGACAGAATGCTCGAGAAGATTATCTGCAGAACATTACGATTCCCTCAGCACTTATTAGCAAAACGTTAGGAGATAATATCAAGAAAGCTCTATCAGATGGCGAAATGGTTACCATAAATCTTGATTGGAGGGAATCGCTTCCACATCCTGACGATCGGGTAGAGTATGAATTCTGGACAAATAGCAATGATGAGTGCGGGCCAAAATGTGACAACCAGATAGAGTTTGTCAAGAGTTTCAAGGGAGTAGCCCAGATACTTGAACAGAAAGGTTACACCAGGTTCATGCCACACTACATCACTTGGTATTGCCCACAGGCTTTTATCCTCAGCAAACAATGCCAGTCCCAGTGCATCAACAATGGAAGGTATTGTGCTCCAGATCCAGACGGGGATTTCAACAAAGGATATAGTGGCAAGGATGTGGTGGTTCAAAACTTACGTCAGGCTTGCTTCTTTAGAGTGGCTAATGAAAGTGGTAAGCCATGGCTTTGGTGGGACTATGTCACAGACTTTGCAATCCGCTGCCCAATGAAGGAAAATATGTATAACAAAGAGTGTGCAGATACTGTTATTAACTCACTTG GTGTTGATCTCAGTCTGGTAGATAATTGTATAGGGGATCCTAATGCTGATGAAGAAAACCCCGTTCTTACAACTGAACAGGATGCACAG GTTGGTACCGGTTCTCGTGGTGATGTAACGATCCTGCCAACTCTGCTCATAAACAACAGGCAGTACAGAG GTAAGCTGGACAGAGGAGCAGTTCTCAAGGCCATTTGTTCAGGTTTCGAGGAGACGACTGAGCCAGCCATTTGTCTTTCCAAAG ATGTAGAAACAAACGAGTGTTTAGAAAATAATGGTGGATGTTGGCAGGATAAAGCTGCAAATCTTACTGCATGCAAG GACACATTCCGCGGGAGAGTGTGTGAATGTCCTATAGTGCGAGGAGTGAAGCTTTCTGGTGATGGATATACTCATTGCGAAG CTTCTGGAGCATTGCGTTGTGGAATTAATAATGGAGGCTGTTGGAGGAAAACGCAGGATGGAAGGGCATATTCTGCTTGTGTT GATGATCGGACAAAAGGTTGTGTGTGCCCACCAGGATTTAGAGGCGATGGGGTCAATAACTGTGAAG ATGTTGATGAATGCAGAGAAAGATTAGCTTGTCAATGCCCCCAGTGCAAATGCAAGAATACCTGGGGTAGTTATGATTGCAGCTGTAGTGGAAATCTCTTGTATATGCGAGAGCATGATACGTGTATCA GTAAAAATTTTAACACAGACATCAACTGGGGTTTTGTTTCCATCATTATAATTGCTTTGGCTGCTGCTGGGTACGCCCTGTACCAGTACAGGATACGG AGATACATGGCTTCGGAGATCAGGGCGATCATGGCGCAGTACATGCCATTGGATGACCAACCAGAAGTTCCGAACCATGTCCCTCATGGGGAGGTCTAA